A stretch of the Microtus ochrogaster isolate Prairie Vole_2 linkage group LG2, MicOch1.0, whole genome shotgun sequence genome encodes the following:
- the Ppp1r11 gene encoding E3 ubiquitin-protein ligase PPP1R11, whose translation MAEAGAGLSETVTETTVTVTTEPENRSLTIKLRKRKPEKKVEWTSDTVDNEHMGRRSSKCCCIYEKPRAFGESSTESEEEEEEGCGHTHCVRGHRKGRRHTTPGPTPTTPPQPPDPSQPPPGPMQH comes from the exons ATGGCGGAGGCAGGGGCCGGGCTGAGTGAGACCGTCACTGAGACAACGGTTACCGTGACAACCGAGCCC GAGAATCGGAGCCTAACCATTAAACTGCGGAAACGGAAGCCAGAGAAGAAGGTGGAATGGACAAGTGACACTGTGGACAATGAACACATGGGGCGCCGCTCATCAAAGT gctGCTGTATTTATGAGAAACCTCGGGCCTTTGGTGAGAGCTCCACCGagagtgaagaggaggaagaggaaggctgtGGTCATACGCACTGTGTACGGGGTCACCGCAAAGGACGGCGTCATACAACCCCAGGACCCACCCCAACCACTCCCCCACAGCCTCCTGACCCCTCTCAGCCCCCTCCAGGACCTATGCAGCACTAA